The following proteins are encoded in a genomic region of Burkholderia cepacia:
- a CDS encoding carbon starvation CstA family protein, whose amino-acid sequence MNRASSTLLWIAVALLGAFSFGTIALAHGERVSALWIVIAAVCVYLIAYRFYSRFIASKVMQLDGLRMTPAVKYNDGLDYVPTNKYVLFGHHFAAIAGAGPLVGPVLAAQMGYMPGMLWILAGVVFAGAVQDFIVLFISTRRDGRSLGDLVKMELGTVPGVIALFGAFLIMVIILAVLALIVVKALTNSPWGTFTVAATIPIALFMGVYTRYIRPGRIGEVSIIGFVLLMASIAFGQHVHDSPTLAAWFTFTGTQLTWILIGYGFVASVLPVWLLLAPRDYLSTFLKIGTILGLAIGILVVAPELKMPALTKFVDGTGPVWSGGLFPFLFITIACGAVSGFHALISSGTTPKLIDNETNARFIGYGAMLMESFVAIMALVAASVIEPGIYFAMNAPAAVLGTTPEAVANTVTQWGFVLTPDMLTQTAKAVGETTIIARAGGAPTLAVGMAHILHQVIGGEAMMAFWYHFAILFEALFILTAVDAGTRAGRFMLQDLLGTFHPALKRTESLPANLVATALCVAAWGYFLYQGVVDPLGGINTLWPLFGISNQMLAAIALVLGTVVLFKMKRERYAWVTIVPTVWLLICTLTAGWQKIFDANPKVSFLAHAAKLQAAVDEGKVLAPAKSIAQMQRIIFNDYIDAALAGLFIFVVVAIAVYGVIAVLRARRESKPTVRETPYEAMPAAQALGSGR is encoded by the coding sequence ATGAATCGGGCTTCCAGTACCCTGCTCTGGATCGCGGTCGCGCTGCTCGGCGCGTTCTCGTTCGGCACGATCGCACTCGCACACGGCGAGCGCGTGAGTGCCCTCTGGATCGTGATCGCCGCAGTCTGCGTGTATCTGATCGCGTATCGCTTCTACAGCCGCTTCATCGCCAGCAAGGTCATGCAGCTCGACGGGCTGCGGATGACGCCGGCCGTCAAGTACAACGACGGCCTCGACTACGTACCGACCAACAAGTACGTGCTGTTCGGCCATCACTTCGCCGCGATCGCCGGCGCCGGTCCGCTCGTCGGGCCCGTGCTCGCCGCGCAGATGGGCTACATGCCGGGCATGCTGTGGATCCTGGCCGGCGTCGTGTTCGCCGGCGCGGTGCAGGATTTCATCGTGCTGTTCATCTCGACGCGCCGCGACGGCCGCTCGCTCGGCGATCTCGTCAAGATGGAGCTCGGCACGGTGCCCGGCGTGATCGCGCTGTTCGGCGCGTTCCTGATCATGGTGATCATCCTCGCGGTGCTCGCGCTGATCGTCGTGAAGGCGCTGACCAACTCGCCGTGGGGCACGTTCACCGTCGCCGCGACGATTCCGATCGCGCTGTTCATGGGCGTCTACACGCGCTACATCCGTCCGGGCCGCATCGGCGAAGTGTCGATCATCGGCTTCGTGCTGCTGATGGCGTCGATCGCGTTCGGCCAGCACGTGCACGATTCGCCGACGCTCGCCGCGTGGTTCACGTTCACGGGCACGCAGCTCACGTGGATCCTGATCGGCTACGGCTTCGTCGCATCGGTGCTGCCGGTGTGGCTGCTGCTCGCGCCGCGCGACTATCTTTCGACCTTCCTGAAGATCGGCACGATCCTCGGTCTCGCAATCGGCATCCTGGTCGTCGCACCGGAACTGAAGATGCCCGCGCTGACGAAGTTCGTCGACGGCACGGGCCCGGTGTGGTCGGGCGGCCTGTTCCCGTTCCTGTTCATCACGATCGCGTGCGGCGCGGTGTCGGGCTTCCACGCACTGATCTCGTCGGGCACGACGCCGAAGCTGATCGACAACGAAACCAACGCGCGCTTCATCGGTTACGGCGCGATGCTGATGGAGTCGTTCGTCGCGATCATGGCGCTCGTCGCCGCGAGCGTGATCGAGCCGGGCATCTACTTCGCGATGAACGCGCCGGCCGCCGTGCTCGGCACGACGCCTGAAGCCGTCGCGAACACCGTCACGCAATGGGGCTTCGTGCTGACGCCCGACATGCTGACGCAGACCGCGAAGGCCGTCGGCGAAACGACGATCATCGCGCGCGCGGGCGGCGCGCCGACGCTGGCCGTCGGCATGGCGCACATCCTGCACCAGGTGATCGGCGGCGAAGCGATGATGGCGTTCTGGTATCACTTCGCGATCCTGTTCGAAGCGCTGTTCATCCTGACGGCCGTCGACGCCGGTACGCGTGCGGGCCGCTTCATGCTGCAGGATCTGCTCGGTACGTTCCACCCGGCGCTCAAGCGCACCGAGTCGCTGCCCGCGAACCTCGTCGCCACCGCGCTGTGCGTGGCCGCGTGGGGTTACTTCCTGTATCAGGGCGTGGTCGATCCGCTCGGCGGCATCAACACGCTGTGGCCGCTGTTCGGCATCTCGAACCAGATGCTCGCCGCGATCGCGCTGGTGCTCGGCACCGTCGTGCTGTTCAAGATGAAGCGCGAGCGCTATGCGTGGGTGACGATCGTGCCGACCGTGTGGCTGCTGATCTGCACGCTGACGGCCGGCTGGCAGAAGATTTTCGACGCGAACCCGAAGGTCAGCTTCCTCGCGCACGCGGCGAAGCTGCAGGCCGCGGTGGACGAAGGCAAGGTGCTGGCCCCGGCGAAGTCGATCGCGCAGATGCAGCGGATCATCTTCAACGACTACATCGATGCGGCGCTGGCCGGGCTGTTCATCTTCGTCGTCGTGGCGATCGCGGTGTACGGCGTGATCGCCGTGCTGCGCGCGCGCCGCGAGTCGAAGCCGACCGTGCGCGAGACGCCGTACGAAGCGATGCCGGCCGCGCAAGCGCTCGGCAGCGGACGTTAA
- a CDS encoding YbdD/YjiX family protein: MFSDLGSDLRSAGRYLGQALRLMVGLPDYDTYVAHMRATHPDREPMTYEEFFRERQNARYGSGAGKCC; encoded by the coding sequence ATGTTCAGCGATCTTGGCAGCGACCTGCGCAGCGCGGGGCGTTACCTCGGGCAGGCGTTGCGGCTGATGGTCGGCCTGCCCGACTACGACACCTACGTCGCGCACATGCGCGCAACCCATCCGGACCGCGAGCCGATGACGTACGAGGAATTTTTCCGCGAGCGTCAGAATGCGCGGTACGGGTCGGGAGCAGGGAAGTGCTGCTGA
- the trhA gene encoding PAQR family membrane homeostasis protein TrhA, with protein MHVGERFNSISHLVGAVLSVAGLVALVTMGALEGDPYKVVSFSVYGAMLFLLYAISTLYHSVRSPRLKAILQKCDHSAIYLLIAGSYTPFTLVTLRGPWGWSLFGVSWGLAVFGIVQELTLGRRTRMLSMILYVAMGWLALVAVRPLIHALPPVGTAWLVAGGLIYSAGIYFFINDERIRHGHGIWHLFVLAGSLCQFVSVAMYVA; from the coding sequence GTGCATGTCGGTGAGCGTTTCAACAGCATTTCCCACCTCGTCGGCGCGGTGCTGTCGGTGGCGGGCCTCGTGGCGCTCGTGACGATGGGCGCGCTCGAAGGCGATCCGTACAAGGTGGTGAGCTTCAGCGTGTACGGCGCGATGCTGTTCCTGCTCTACGCGATCTCGACGCTGTATCACAGCGTGCGTAGCCCGCGCCTGAAGGCGATCCTGCAGAAATGCGACCACTCGGCGATCTACCTGCTGATCGCCGGCAGCTACACGCCGTTCACGCTCGTCACGCTGCGCGGCCCGTGGGGCTGGTCGCTGTTCGGCGTGAGCTGGGGGCTCGCCGTGTTCGGGATCGTGCAGGAACTGACGCTCGGGCGCCGCACGCGCATGCTGTCGATGATCCTGTACGTGGCGATGGGCTGGCTCGCGCTCGTCGCGGTGCGTCCGCTGATCCACGCGCTGCCGCCGGTCGGCACCGCCTGGCTCGTGGCCGGCGGCCTGATCTACAGCGCGGGAATCTACTTCTTCATCAACGACGAACGCATCCGCCACGGGCACGGCATCTGGCACCTTTTCGTGCTGGCCGGCAGCCTGTGCCAGTTCGTCAGTGTCGCGATGTACGTTGCGTGA
- a CDS encoding MFS transporter: MTAATPDRAATRRVLAATCVSYTLVLLDASIVNVALTDIAHTFGSRVAGLQWIVNAYTLAFASLLLTGGTLGDRLGDRTIYVAGLAVFVAASALCGLAPTLPALAAARALQGVGSAMLVPCSLALINRAFPAPAARASAISLWMGCGGIAMASGPLIGGLLIDLFGWRSLFFVNLPFGLAGIWLGRRIARGAADASRRFDWGGQAAAIVAIAALIGTLIEGPSLGWRSTPILGGAVTSAVAWIAFVAIEARRREPMLPLAFFRNRLFAGSTFVSMASAFVFYGLLFVLSLFYRQVRGASPLGTGLAFLPMTAMVALGGLCSGRLVARFGARGTMCAAFGLYAAGALGMTAIGATTPAWLAVAPMLAIGFASGFISPAATSPALGTVDRRRAGVAAAALNAARQSGSALGVAIFGACIATLQPFPVAMRVALVLAIALSALAAVTWWITTRPTPATGETAAHLQAAATRR; the protein is encoded by the coding sequence ATGACGGCCGCCACGCCCGACCGGGCCGCCACCCGCCGCGTGCTCGCCGCGACCTGCGTGAGCTATACGCTCGTGCTGCTCGACGCGTCGATCGTCAACGTCGCGCTCACCGACATCGCGCACACGTTCGGCAGCCGCGTGGCCGGCCTGCAATGGATAGTGAACGCTTACACGCTCGCGTTCGCGAGCCTGCTGCTGACGGGCGGCACGCTCGGCGACCGGCTCGGCGACCGCACGATCTATGTCGCGGGGCTCGCGGTATTCGTCGCCGCGTCGGCACTGTGCGGCCTCGCGCCGACCCTCCCGGCACTCGCCGCCGCCCGCGCGTTGCAAGGCGTCGGCAGCGCGATGCTGGTGCCCTGCTCGCTCGCGCTGATCAACCGCGCATTCCCCGCACCGGCCGCGCGCGCATCGGCGATCAGCCTGTGGATGGGCTGCGGCGGCATCGCGATGGCGTCGGGCCCGCTGATCGGCGGGCTGCTGATCGATCTGTTCGGATGGCGCAGCCTGTTCTTCGTGAACCTGCCGTTCGGGCTCGCCGGCATCTGGCTCGGCCGCAGGATCGCGCGCGGCGCCGCCGACGCGTCGCGGCGGTTCGACTGGGGCGGACAGGCAGCCGCCATCGTCGCGATCGCGGCGCTGATCGGCACGCTGATCGAAGGCCCGTCGCTCGGCTGGCGCTCGACGCCGATCTTGGGCGGCGCCGTGACGAGCGCCGTCGCGTGGATCGCGTTCGTCGCGATCGAAGCGCGGCGCCGCGAGCCGATGCTGCCGCTCGCGTTCTTCCGCAACCGGCTGTTCGCGGGATCGACGTTCGTATCGATGGCGTCGGCGTTCGTGTTCTACGGCCTGCTGTTCGTGCTCAGCCTGTTCTATCGGCAAGTTCGCGGCGCGAGCCCGCTCGGCACGGGGCTCGCGTTCCTGCCAATGACCGCGATGGTCGCGCTCGGCGGGTTGTGTTCGGGGCGGCTGGTGGCGCGCTTCGGCGCGCGCGGCACGATGTGCGCGGCGTTCGGGCTTTATGCGGCCGGCGCACTCGGCATGACGGCCATCGGGGCGACGACACCCGCGTGGCTCGCCGTCGCGCCCATGCTCGCGATCGGCTTCGCATCGGGATTCATCTCGCCGGCCGCGACGTCGCCGGCACTCGGGACGGTCGACCGGCGCCGCGCCGGCGTGGCGGCAGCGGCGCTGAACGCGGCGCGGCAGAGCGGATCGGCGCTCGGCGTGGCGATCTTCGGGGCGTGCATCGCGACGCTGCAGCCGTTTCCGGTTGCGATGCGGGTGGCGCTGGTCCTGGCGATCGCGCTGTCGGCGCTCGCCGCGGTAACGTGGTGGATCACGACGCGGCCGACACCGGCAACCGGCGAAACGGCCGCTCACCTGCAGGCAGCCGCCACGCGCCGCTAG
- a CDS encoding nuclear transport factor 2 family protein yields the protein MTPAETDAGARRIHEDWHAAVVARDLDALMALYADDAVLETPLVVVTLPAHGSGVLHGKAAIGAFFAAGLHNPGSPLGRWYRTGLFFSNGRQLTWEYPRATPDGDQVDLVEVMDLSHGLIAHHRVYWGWVGFLALQAATPSPDRA from the coding sequence ATGACACCCGCAGAAACCGACGCCGGCGCCCGGCGCATCCATGAAGACTGGCACGCAGCCGTCGTCGCGCGCGACCTCGATGCGCTGATGGCGCTGTATGCCGACGACGCGGTGCTCGAAACACCGCTCGTCGTCGTCACGCTGCCCGCGCACGGCTCGGGCGTGCTGCACGGCAAGGCCGCGATCGGCGCATTCTTCGCGGCCGGCCTGCACAATCCGGGCAGCCCACTCGGCCGCTGGTACCGGACCGGGCTGTTCTTCTCGAACGGCCGCCAGCTCACGTGGGAATATCCGCGCGCCACGCCGGACGGCGACCAGGTCGATCTCGTCGAAGTGATGGATCTCAGCCACGGCCTGATCGCGCATCATCGCGTGTACTGGGGATGGGTCGGCTTCCTCGCGCTGCAGGCTGCCACGCCGTCGCCCGACCGCGCATGA
- a CDS encoding FAD-dependent oxidoreductase — translation MSTRFRVAIVGGGPGGLTLARLLTLGGIEAIVYEREAHPLERPQGGTLDLHEESGLLALEQAGLTDAFLAVARYEDQGSRLLDRSGRVLFDDNGAGGNRPEVDRTALRALLLDALPPDCVQWGRTVRDVSLRPDGRAMLAFEHRTEGPFDLVVGADGAWSRIRPLLSPYQPQYSGLTFIEFGIDDIDRQYPALSRLVGRGKIGVHGNGKAIIAQRNGHAHVRGYAIFRVPLDWVERRFDFAAPDAMRGALIAEFDGFADAIHDLFRASGDRFAERPIFALPVGHCWAHRRGITLIGDAAHVMSPFGGEGVNNAMRDAAELAAGLIADADRDAAVAAFEQRMFARVTESAREAADAAATQLSHDAEALTLARYRDLHAA, via the coding sequence ATGAGTACGCGCTTTCGTGTTGCCATCGTCGGCGGCGGGCCCGGCGGCCTGACGCTCGCCCGCCTGCTGACGCTCGGCGGAATCGAGGCGATCGTGTACGAACGCGAAGCCCACCCGCTCGAGCGCCCGCAGGGCGGCACGCTGGACCTGCACGAGGAATCGGGCCTGCTGGCGCTCGAGCAGGCCGGCCTGACCGACGCGTTCCTGGCCGTCGCGCGCTACGAGGATCAGGGCTCGCGCCTGCTCGATCGCTCGGGCCGTGTGCTGTTCGACGACAACGGCGCCGGCGGCAACCGGCCCGAGGTCGACCGGACCGCGTTGCGCGCGCTGCTGCTCGACGCATTGCCGCCGGACTGCGTGCAATGGGGCCGCACGGTACGCGACGTCAGCTTGCGGCCCGACGGGCGGGCGATGCTGGCGTTCGAGCACAGGACGGAAGGCCCGTTCGATCTCGTGGTCGGCGCCGACGGCGCGTGGTCACGCATCCGTCCGCTGCTGTCGCCGTATCAGCCGCAGTACAGCGGCCTCACGTTCATCGAATTCGGCATCGACGACATCGATCGGCAATATCCCGCGCTGTCGCGGCTCGTCGGCCGCGGCAAGATCGGCGTGCACGGCAACGGCAAGGCGATCATCGCGCAACGCAACGGGCACGCGCACGTGCGCGGTTACGCGATCTTTCGCGTACCGCTCGACTGGGTCGAGCGGCGTTTCGACTTCGCGGCACCCGATGCGATGCGCGGCGCGCTGATCGCCGAATTCGACGGCTTCGCCGACGCCATCCACGACCTGTTCCGCGCCAGCGGCGACCGGTTCGCCGAGCGGCCGATCTTCGCGCTGCCGGTCGGTCACTGCTGGGCGCATCGTCGCGGCATCACGCTGATCGGCGACGCCGCGCACGTGATGTCGCCGTTCGGCGGCGAAGGCGTGAACAACGCGATGCGCGACGCGGCCGAACTCGCGGCCGGCCTCATCGCCGATGCCGACCGCGACGCGGCCGTCGCGGCCTTCGAGCAGCGGATGTTCGCGCGCGTGACCGAATCGGCGCGGGAGGCCGCCGATGCCGCCGCGACCCAGCTTTCGCACGATGCCGAGGCACTGACTCTCGCGCGGTACCGCGACCTGCACGCGGCTTGA
- a CDS encoding MarR family winged helix-turn-helix transcriptional regulator, whose product MSDADTKTNPLPLVGITYRLFTRVVDRQLRDLGFAVSQLPVLVSLKKAGALSQTELARRAQVEQPSMAQLLNRMERDGLVLRVPDPDDRRSRLISLTDSASKGLASGRAVMEGASEQALAGLSDAERDQLAALLGRVNANLERMVGNARANDIE is encoded by the coding sequence ATGAGCGACGCTGACACGAAGACGAATCCGTTGCCGCTGGTCGGCATCACTTACCGGCTGTTCACGCGCGTGGTCGACCGGCAGCTGCGCGACCTGGGCTTCGCGGTGAGCCAGTTGCCGGTGCTGGTGTCGTTGAAGAAGGCGGGTGCGCTGTCGCAGACCGAGCTCGCGAGGCGCGCGCAGGTCGAGCAGCCGAGCATGGCGCAGTTGCTGAACCGGATGGAGCGCGATGGTCTCGTGCTGCGGGTGCCCGATCCGGACGACCGGCGCAGCCGGCTGATTTCGCTGACCGATTCGGCGTCGAAGGGGCTCGCCAGCGGGCGGGCCGTGATGGAAGGTGCGAGTGAACAGGCGCTCGCCGGGTTGAGCGACGCGGAGCGCGATCAGCTTGCGGCGTTGCTCGGGCGCGTGAATGCGAATCTCGAACGGATGGTCGGCAACGCGCGCGCGAACGACATCGAGTGA
- a CDS encoding DOPA 4,5-dioxygenase family protein: protein MAALDTTAIDSWHAHVYFDAASRDAAWAFRQVVDERFGAVIELGRFHERLVGPHPAWSYQIAFDAARFDEIVPWLVLNHGALDIFLHPNTGDDLRDHRDCAVWIGKSYGLNLDALAG, encoded by the coding sequence ATGGCTGCCCTCGACACCACCGCCATCGACAGTTGGCACGCGCACGTCTATTTCGATGCGGCCAGCCGCGACGCGGCCTGGGCGTTTCGCCAGGTCGTCGACGAGCGGTTCGGCGCGGTGATCGAGCTCGGCCGCTTTCACGAGCGCCTCGTCGGTCCGCATCCGGCCTGGTCGTACCAGATCGCGTTCGATGCCGCGCGCTTCGACGAGATCGTGCCGTGGCTCGTGCTGAACCACGGCGCGCTGGACATCTTCCTGCATCCGAATACGGGCGACGATCTGCGCGATCACCGCGATTGCGCGGTGTGGATCGGGAAATCGTATGGGCTGAATCTCGATGCACTGGCCGGATAA
- a CDS encoding DUF4148 domain-containing protein codes for MRSLVPVAVLSCALVALPAVSFAQSAGPDWSSNAAQSTWSAARAETNAQLMQMTRAGYRATTAGNQNYPLAMQQALDRVHNPVPDRSREERAAMEARAARDAQSGHSVKAFFVKTAYYLKGENTF; via the coding sequence ATGCGATCCCTCGTTCCCGTTGCTGTTCTTTCCTGCGCACTCGTTGCGCTGCCTGCCGTCAGCTTTGCGCAGTCTGCCGGCCCGGACTGGTCGTCGAACGCCGCGCAGTCGACCTGGTCGGCGGCGCGTGCCGAAACCAATGCGCAACTGATGCAGATGACCCGCGCCGGCTATCGCGCGACGACGGCCGGCAACCAGAACTATCCGCTTGCGATGCAGCAAGCGCTCGACCGTGTCCACAATCCGGTGCCTGACCGGTCGCGCGAGGAGCGGGCCGCGATGGAAGCGCGCGCCGCTCGCGACGCGCAGAGCGGCCATTCGGTGAAGGCCTTCTTCGTGAAGACCGCGTACTACCTGAAGGGCGAGAACACGTTCTGA
- the hpnH gene encoding adenosyl-hopene transferase HpnH codes for MSIPLLQQVRVGAYIVRQHLSGNKRYPLALMLEPLFRCNLACNGCGKIDYPDPILNQRLSVEECLQAVDECGAPVVSIAGGEPLLHKEMPEIVKGIMKRKKFVYLCTNALLMEKKMDDYEPSPYFVWSVHLDGDKEAHDHSVSQDGVYDKAVAAIKEAKRRGFRVNINCTLFNDAVPERVAKFFDTLGPIGVDGITVSPGYAYERAPDQQHFLNRDKTKNLFREILKRGEGGKRWSFSQSSLFLDFLAGNQTYKCTPWGNPARTVFGWQKPCYLVGEGYVKTFKELMETTEWDNYGVGNYEKCADCMVHCGFEATAVMDTISNPLKALKVSRKGIKTDGPFAPDISIAKQRPAEYVFSRHVEIKLEEIQRAGKGKLQKPAKPAAAA; via the coding sequence TTGTCTATTCCGCTGCTCCAGCAAGTCCGTGTCGGCGCCTATATCGTGCGCCAGCACCTGTCCGGCAACAAACGCTATCCGCTCGCGCTGATGCTCGAGCCGCTGTTCCGCTGCAACCTCGCGTGCAACGGCTGCGGCAAGATCGATTATCCGGATCCGATCCTGAACCAGCGCCTGTCCGTCGAGGAATGCCTGCAGGCCGTCGACGAGTGCGGCGCGCCCGTCGTGTCGATCGCCGGTGGCGAACCGCTGCTCCACAAGGAGATGCCGGAAATCGTCAAGGGCATCATGAAGCGCAAGAAATTCGTGTACCTGTGCACGAACGCGCTGCTGATGGAAAAGAAGATGGACGACTACGAGCCGAGCCCGTATTTCGTCTGGTCGGTCCACCTGGACGGCGACAAGGAAGCGCACGATCACTCGGTGTCGCAGGATGGCGTGTACGACAAGGCCGTCGCGGCAATCAAGGAAGCGAAGCGCCGCGGCTTCCGCGTGAACATCAACTGCACGCTGTTCAACGATGCAGTGCCGGAGCGCGTCGCGAAGTTCTTCGACACGCTGGGCCCGATCGGCGTCGACGGCATCACGGTGTCGCCGGGTTACGCGTACGAACGCGCGCCGGATCAGCAGCACTTCCTGAACCGCGACAAGACGAAGAACCTGTTCCGCGAAATCCTGAAGCGCGGCGAAGGCGGCAAGCGCTGGTCGTTCAGCCAGTCGTCGCTGTTCCTCGACTTCCTGGCCGGCAACCAGACGTACAAGTGCACGCCGTGGGGCAACCCGGCGCGTACGGTGTTCGGCTGGCAGAAGCCGTGCTACCTGGTCGGCGAAGGTTACGTGAAGACCTTCAAGGAACTGATGGAAACGACGGAGTGGGACAACTACGGCGTCGGCAACTACGAGAAGTGCGCGGACTGCATGGTCCACTGCGGCTTCGAGGCGACGGCCGTGATGGACACGATCTCGAACCCGCTGAAGGCGCTGAAGGTGAGCCGCAAGGGCATCAAGACCGACGGCCCGTTCGCACCGGACATCTCGATCGCGAAGCAGCGTCCGGCCGAGTACGTGTTCTCGCGCCACGTCGAGATCAAGCTCGAGGAAATCCAGCGCGCCGGCAAGGGCAAGCTGCAGAAGCCGGCCAAGCCGGCAGCCGCGGCTTAA
- the ispH gene encoding 4-hydroxy-3-methylbut-2-enyl diphosphate reductase has protein sequence MRVILAQPRGFCAGVVRAIEIVDRALQQHGAPVYVRHEIVHNRHVVENLRNKGARFVEELDEVPHGAVAIFSAHGVAQTVERDAETRGLDVLDATCPLVTKVHVQGRQYVGAGRRLILIGHAGHPEVEGTIGQIPAEVILVQSEAEVDTLTLPVDTPVAYITQTTLSVDDTRGIIEALQRRFTDIVGPDTRDICYATQNRQAAVRELSEQVDVLLVVGATNSSNSNRLREIGTESGVPSYLVADGSEVKAEWFAGVQTVGLTAGASAPEEMVEDVIGALRALGPVDVATMAGREEKVEFKLPAKLTQAVAREV, from the coding sequence ATGCGAGTCATCCTTGCCCAGCCCCGCGGCTTTTGCGCGGGGGTTGTCCGTGCGATCGAGATCGTCGATCGCGCGCTGCAACAGCACGGTGCGCCGGTTTATGTACGCCATGAAATCGTGCATAACCGGCACGTCGTAGAAAATCTGCGTAATAAAGGGGCACGATTCGTTGAGGAGCTCGACGAGGTGCCGCACGGCGCTGTCGCGATCTTCAGCGCGCACGGTGTCGCCCAGACGGTCGAGCGCGACGCGGAAACGCGCGGGCTCGACGTGCTCGACGCGACCTGTCCGCTCGTCACGAAGGTGCACGTGCAGGGCCGTCAGTATGTCGGGGCGGGTCGCCGGCTGATCCTGATCGGCCACGCGGGCCACCCGGAAGTCGAGGGTACGATCGGCCAGATTCCGGCCGAGGTGATCCTCGTGCAAAGCGAAGCCGAAGTCGATACGCTGACGCTGCCCGTCGACACGCCGGTTGCGTACATCACGCAGACCACGCTGTCGGTCGACGATACGCGCGGCATCATCGAAGCGCTGCAGCGCCGGTTCACCGACATCGTCGGCCCGGACACGCGTGACATCTGCTACGCCACGCAAAATCGCCAGGCCGCCGTGCGCGAGCTGAGCGAACAGGTTGACGTGCTGCTCGTCGTTGGTGCGACGAACAGCTCGAACTCGAACCGCCTGCGCGAGATCGGCACCGAAAGCGGCGTGCCGAGCTATCTCGTCGCCGACGGCTCGGAAGTGAAGGCCGAATGGTTCGCGGGTGTGCAGACGGTCGGCCTGACGGCCGGCGCGTCGGCGCCCGAAGAGATGGTCGAAGATGTAATTGGCGCGCTGCGCGCGCTGGGGCCCGTCGATGTCGCGACGATGGCGGGCCGTGAGGAAAAAGTCGAATTCAAGCTGCCGGCGAAGCTCACGCAAGCTGTCGCCCGCGAAGTTTAA
- a CDS encoding glycosyltransferase, with amino-acid sequence MMLVIAFLVSGLSLMIWIVLLVARGGFWRAQPARPLPPEARGAAAEAGWPAVVAVVPARNEADVIARAATSLLEQDYPGEFHLIIVDDHSDDGTADAARAAALAINRADRLTVLSAKPLPAGWSGKVWAQSQGIAAVQTLGLPADYLLLTDADIGHPPDAVAQLVTRAQAENRDLVSLMVRLRCDSFWEKALIPAFVFFFAKLYPFSWINNPRNRTAGAAGGCMLVKRAALEEAGGIESIRGALIDDCSLAAQIKHRGSGRHPIRLDLADRSVSLRPYDSWRDIWNMIARTAFTQLHYSPLLLAGTLLGMTIIYLVPPVAALAYGARAWPAWLAWASMCAAYAPMLRYYRRSPLWAPALPLVALFYVGATFASAWRYWRGKGGQWKARVQAPVER; translated from the coding sequence ATGATGCTGGTGATTGCTTTCCTGGTGTCCGGCCTGTCGCTGATGATCTGGATCGTGCTGCTCGTCGCGCGCGGCGGCTTCTGGCGCGCGCAGCCCGCGCGGCCGCTGCCGCCCGAGGCGCGCGGGGCGGCTGCCGAGGCCGGTTGGCCGGCCGTCGTCGCGGTCGTGCCGGCGCGTAACGAGGCCGACGTGATCGCCCGCGCGGCGACTTCGCTGCTCGAGCAGGATTACCCGGGCGAATTTCATCTGATCATTGTCGACGACCACAGCGACGACGGCACCGCCGATGCGGCCCGCGCGGCCGCACTCGCGATCAACCGCGCCGACCGGCTGACGGTGCTGAGCGCGAAGCCGCTGCCGGCCGGCTGGTCGGGCAAGGTGTGGGCGCAGTCGCAGGGGATCGCCGCGGTGCAGACGCTCGGCCTGCCGGCCGATTACCTGCTGCTGACGGATGCCGACATCGGCCACCCGCCCGACGCCGTCGCGCAGCTGGTCACGCGTGCGCAGGCCGAGAATCGCGATCTCGTGTCGCTGATGGTGCGGCTGCGTTGCGATTCGTTCTGGGAAAAGGCGCTGATCCCGGCGTTCGTGTTCTTCTTCGCGAAGCTGTACCCGTTCTCGTGGATCAACAACCCGCGCAATCGCACGGCCGGCGCTGCCGGCGGCTGCATGCTCGTGAAGCGCGCGGCGCTCGAGGAAGCGGGCGGCATCGAATCGATCCGCGGCGCGCTGATCGACGACTGCAGCCTGGCCGCGCAGATCAAGCATCGCGGCAGTGGCCGCCATCCGATCCGTCTCGACCTGGCCGATCGCAGCGTGTCGCTGCGCCCGTACGACAGCTGGCGCGACATCTGGAACATGATCGCGCGCACCGCGTTCACGCAGCTGCACTATTCGCCGCTGCTGCTGGCCGGCACGCTGCTCGGGATGACGATCATCTATCTCGTGCCGCCCGTCGCGGCGCTCGCGTATGGCGCGCGTGCATGGCCGGCCTGGCTCGCGTGGGCGTCGATGTGCGCCGCGTATGCGCCGATGCTGCGCTACTACCGTCGCTCGCCGCTGTGGGCGCCCGCGTTGCCACTCGTCGCGCTGTTCTATGTGGGCGCGACGTTCGCGTCCGCGTGGCGCTACTGGCGCGGCAAGGGCGGCCAGTGGAAGGCGCGCGTGCAGGCGCCAGTGGAGCGCTGA